A single Cryomorphaceae bacterium DNA region contains:
- a CDS encoding DUF2911 domain-containing protein, whose translation MKKFFFAAALCGVFSFTTVAQDLPAPSPSATVMQTVGLTDFTMEYSRPGVKGRDIFGGLVPYGEVWRTGANKANQFTASTEFMFGDTKVDAGTYSLFSIPGEKECVLILNSETELWGEGDYDEANDVARYTAKVDRIPMEEMHTERMEFWFSDMDGEGNAKLNLMWSDYHVAAPLQVEVHARALANIDAALADEPDWRTYRNAANYCLNSGKDLDKGLEWVNMSLAEGGDASWYTYWVKAELLHADGQDKSAKMVGKEAVRVGEETAKADGREFTYGPGLVEEMKGW comes from the coding sequence ATGAAAAAGTTCTTCTTTGCTGCAGCTCTTTGTGGCGTATTTAGCTTCACAACTGTAGCTCAAGATCTACCTGCACCTAGCCCATCTGCCACGGTAATGCAAACAGTGGGTCTAACTGATTTCACAATGGAATACTCTCGTCCAGGAGTTAAAGGACGTGACATCTTCGGTGGCTTAGTACCATATGGCGAAGTATGGCGTACTGGAGCTAATAAAGCTAACCAGTTCACTGCATCTACCGAGTTCATGTTTGGCGACACCAAGGTGGACGCCGGTACCTACAGCCTATTCTCTATTCCTGGTGAGAAAGAATGCGTTTTGATTCTGAACTCAGAAACGGAATTGTGGGGAGAAGGTGATTACGATGAGGCAAATGATGTAGCACGCTACACAGCCAAAGTTGATCGCATTCCAATGGAAGAAATGCACACAGAGCGCATGGAATTCTGGTTCAGCGATATGGATGGAGAAGGAAATGCCAAGTTGAACTTAATGTGGTCCGACTACCACGTTGCAGCTCCTCTTCAAGTTGAAGTCCATGCACGTGCTTTGGCCAATATCGATGCCGCTCTTGCTGATGAGCCAGACTGGCGCACCTATCGCAACGCGGCAAACTACTGCTTAAACTCAGGAAAAGACCTCGACAAGGGGCTGGAATGGGTCAACATGAGCTTGGCTGAAGGTGGAGATGCTAGCTGGTATACCTACTGGGTGAAAGCTGAATTGCTCCATGCTGACGGTCAAGACAAGAGCGCTAAGATGGTCGGAAAAGAGGCTGTGCGCGTAGGAGAAGAAACAGCTAAAGCTGATGGTCGTGAGTTCACATACGGACCTGGTCTCGTCGAAGAGATGAAAGGCTGGTAA
- a CDS encoding tetratricopeptide repeat protein — MAKKKKSQGDEQLEAVEQALSKTEQYIEENQNVLLIAVAAIVLLIGGYQGYKYFIQTPKENEAATELAWAERAFEKNNVAGALNGDGLNLGFLDVADDYSSTKAGNLANYYAGVSYMRLGDYVSAIDYLEEFDGSDEILAAVHLGAIGDCFAQIDQPEDALDYYKKAVNARTNDFTTPLYLMKAAQTAEYLGSNGEALKLYSQLKKEFPESRDAQDIDKYIARVEAKQ; from the coding sequence ATGGCCAAGAAGAAGAAAAGTCAAGGAGATGAGCAGTTGGAGGCAGTCGAGCAAGCCCTCTCCAAAACCGAGCAGTACATTGAAGAGAATCAGAACGTACTGTTGATTGCTGTAGCAGCGATTGTGCTTTTGATCGGTGGATATCAAGGATATAAGTACTTCATTCAAACGCCAAAGGAAAACGAAGCGGCTACTGAGCTAGCTTGGGCGGAACGTGCATTCGAAAAGAACAATGTTGCGGGCGCTTTGAATGGCGATGGATTGAATCTCGGGTTTCTAGACGTTGCGGATGACTATAGCAGCACCAAAGCTGGAAACCTGGCAAACTACTACGCAGGAGTATCCTACATGCGTTTAGGTGACTACGTATCAGCCATTGACTACTTGGAAGAATTTGATGGAAGCGATGAAATTTTAGCTGCCGTACACCTAGGGGCTATTGGCGATTGCTTTGCTCAGATTGATCAACCGGAAGATGCGTTGGACTACTACAAAAAGGCGGTCAATGCACGTACCAACGATTTCACTACTCCATTGTATTTGATGAAAGCTGCTCAAACAGCTGAATACCTAGGGTCAAATGGAGAGGCATTGAAACTGTACTCCCAGTTGAAAAAGGAATTTCCAGAATCTCGTGATGCGCAGGATATTGATAAGTATATCGCTCGCGTTGAAGCCAAACAATAA
- a CDS encoding nucleoside-diphosphate kinase — protein MATNRTFTMIKPDAVQNGHIGAILEKINAAGFRIVAMKMTQLSRRDAEQFYAIHSERPFFGELVEYMTSGHIVAAILEKDNAVEDFRTLIGATNPAEAAEGTIRKMYAESIAANAIHGSDSDDNAAIEGYFFFSVRERY, from the coding sequence ATGGCAACAAACAGAACATTTACCATGATCAAGCCAGATGCTGTTCAAAACGGACACATCGGTGCGATCCTCGAAAAAATCAACGCTGCTGGATTCCGTATCGTAGCGATGAAGATGACCCAATTGTCTCGTCGTGATGCTGAGCAGTTTTACGCAATCCACAGTGAGCGTCCATTCTTTGGCGAACTCGTTGAGTACATGACCAGCGGTCACATCGTAGCAGCCATCTTGGAAAAAGACAACGCAGTTGAAGACTTCCGTACGTTGATCGGAGCTACTAATCCTGCAGAGGCTGCAGAAGGTACCATTCGTAAGATGTATGCAGAGTCTATTGCTGCTAACGCGATTCACGGAAGCGATTCTGATGACAACGCTGCCATTGAAGGATACTTCTTCTTCAGCGTGCGCGAGCGCTACTAA
- a CDS encoding 6,7-dimethyl-8-ribityllumazine synthase codes for MATENKNLSDHDYDSIPKATGWRFGIVVSEWNEEITEGLYKGALEALTACGVSETDIERFDVPGSFELIHGAKLVADHKSVDAIICLGSVIRGETAHFDYVCSAVAQGIKDLNIQMSIPVIFGVLTDDHIDQSRARSGGKHGNKGAEAGVTAVKMVALKKQLS; via the coding sequence ATGGCCACAGAGAACAAGAATTTATCGGACCACGATTATGACTCAATTCCGAAGGCCACTGGTTGGCGCTTCGGAATTGTTGTTTCTGAGTGGAACGAAGAGATCACTGAAGGCTTGTATAAGGGTGCTCTTGAGGCCCTCACGGCTTGTGGAGTAAGCGAAACGGACATCGAGCGTTTTGACGTCCCGGGCAGCTTTGAGTTGATTCACGGAGCAAAACTAGTGGCGGATCACAAATCAGTAGATGCCATTATTTGCTTGGGGTCTGTTATTCGCGGAGAGACAGCACATTTCGATTATGTCTGCTCTGCTGTTGCCCAAGGTATCAAAGACCTGAACATCCAGATGAGTATTCCTGTGATCTTTGGAGTGCTCACAGATGACCATATTGATCAGAGCCGTGCGCGCTCTGGCGGAAAGCACGGAAACAAAGGAGCTGAAGCGGGTGTTACTGCCGTCAAGATGGTAGCGCTGAAAAAACAGCTCTCCTGA
- a CDS encoding bifunctional oligoribonuclease/PAP phosphatase NrnA — protein sequence MEKAALDKLASFFKEPHHIVITTHKNPDGDAMGSSLAMARYLRKKKQSVQVITPTDYPNFLKWMPGNSDVLVHTEAEEKANDLIEKADMIICLDFNALSRIGAMEEPVRKSSGVKMMIDHHQQPEQFAAFTRSVPEVGSTCQLVFEWIVEMGDKELIDAEMAQCLYTGIMTDSGGFRFSSTTPKTHHITADLIEFGAKPHEIYDRVMDNNKESRLRLLGYALSEKLRVLPEYKTAYIGLTAEELERFQFEKGDTEGFVNYALSVEGVKFAALIMDKDGLRKISFRSKGDWDVNTFARTHFNGGGHKNAAGGASDLSMDETVQKFVDLLPQYREELSGK from the coding sequence ATGGAAAAAGCCGCTCTCGACAAACTGGCCTCATTCTTCAAGGAACCGCATCACATTGTCATTACGACGCATAAGAATCCAGATGGCGACGCCATGGGATCCTCACTTGCCATGGCGCGGTACCTCAGAAAAAAGAAGCAAAGCGTACAGGTTATTACTCCCACGGATTATCCCAATTTCTTGAAGTGGATGCCCGGAAATAGCGATGTCCTTGTCCATACGGAGGCCGAGGAGAAGGCCAACGACCTGATTGAAAAGGCCGATATGATCATTTGCCTTGATTTTAACGCCTTGAGTCGAATTGGTGCTATGGAAGAGCCGGTCCGAAAAAGTTCAGGAGTTAAAATGATGATTGATCACCACCAACAACCTGAGCAGTTTGCCGCCTTTACGAGGAGTGTTCCAGAGGTGGGCTCTACCTGTCAGTTGGTTTTTGAGTGGATTGTGGAAATGGGAGACAAAGAGCTTATCGATGCCGAAATGGCACAATGCCTCTACACAGGAATCATGACGGATTCTGGAGGCTTCCGGTTTTCGAGCACAACACCTAAGACCCATCACATTACAGCGGACTTGATTGAATTCGGCGCCAAACCTCATGAAATCTATGACCGGGTCATGGACAACAACAAGGAATCAAGACTTCGCCTCTTGGGTTATGCATTGAGCGAAAAACTCCGCGTCCTACCCGAATACAAAACAGCCTACATTGGATTGACGGCGGAAGAACTTGAACGTTTTCAATTCGAAAAAGGAGATACCGAAGGGTTTGTCAACTACGCACTTTCTGTTGAGGGAGTAAAATTTGCCGCCCTGATCATGGATAAAGACGGGTTGCGAAAGATTTCCTTCCGAAGTAAAGGGGATTGGGACGTAAACACCTTTGCGCGAACCCACTTCAATGGTGGTGGCCACAAGAACGCCGCAGGAGGTGCTAGTGACTTGAGCATGGACGAAACGGTTCAAAAATTCGTTGATCTACTACCTCAATACAGAGAGGAGTTAAGCGGAAAGTGA
- a CDS encoding FKBP-type peptidyl-prolyl cis-trans isomerase: protein MMRSTLVLALILGLCTGCSSCSGQKKAEEQQRQQTEDIIEANRRILEEEARLIDEYIEKHSLDMVKSRTGLRYAIRETGSGPKPTDGQVVLIDYESFFLDDSNLGPAGTSQMVIRVNQDYTIRGLVEGVQMMRVGDSAKFILPSHLAYGMQGVPGEIPRRATVIFDVTLTAINE, encoded by the coding sequence ATGATGAGATCTACATTAGTTCTGGCGTTAATTCTCGGCTTATGCACGGGGTGTTCTTCATGCAGTGGTCAAAAGAAAGCGGAAGAGCAACAACGCCAACAAACCGAAGACATTATAGAAGCTAATCGGCGAATTCTGGAAGAAGAAGCTCGTTTGATTGATGAATACATTGAAAAGCACTCCTTGGACATGGTCAAGAGTCGAACTGGCTTGCGATATGCTATTCGAGAGACTGGTTCCGGACCTAAGCCAACAGATGGCCAGGTCGTCTTGATTGATTACGAGAGCTTTTTCTTAGACGATTCAAATCTGGGACCAGCTGGGACCAGTCAAATGGTGATTCGCGTGAATCAAGACTATACCATACGCGGGCTAGTAGAAGGAGTACAAATGATGCGCGTTGGCGATAGTGCCAAGTTTATTCTACCTTCGCACCTCGCTTATGGCATGCAGGGTGTTCCGGGAGAAATTCCACGCCGAGCCACCGTAATTTTTGACGTAACCTTAACAGCGATCAACGAATGA
- a CDS encoding NAAT family transporter yields the protein MSQELSFFLVVFTSFFTVINPLGVLPIFLTMTDGLDNVHRRNTAQKAMLVSFITLVLFSLSGQVLFDFFGISVHSFRIVGGIIFFMVGQDMLQARLQRTKVPSKQVKEYVGDISITPLAIPMITGPGAITNAIVLKEQASGAIQVGAFYAGIFAVCLITLLLLVSANQILKVLGETGAKILMRIMGLIVMVIAVEFFLSGLRPIIKETLIYLQS from the coding sequence ATGTCTCAGGAACTCAGCTTTTTCCTGGTGGTTTTCACCAGTTTTTTTACCGTTATCAACCCACTCGGGGTCTTGCCTATCTTCTTGACCATGACCGATGGGCTCGACAATGTGCACCGACGAAACACGGCGCAAAAGGCCATGCTCGTATCTTTTATCACCTTGGTGCTTTTTTCATTAAGTGGTCAGGTGCTTTTCGACTTTTTCGGGATATCCGTTCACTCCTTCCGCATTGTCGGAGGAATCATCTTCTTCATGGTCGGTCAAGACATGCTTCAGGCGCGTTTGCAGCGAACTAAGGTGCCGAGCAAGCAGGTGAAGGAATACGTCGGGGATATCTCGATTACACCTTTGGCCATTCCCATGATTACAGGCCCCGGAGCCATTACTAACGCTATTGTCCTAAAAGAACAGGCCAGTGGCGCCATACAGGTTGGGGCTTTTTATGCCGGAATTTTCGCCGTGTGTTTGATCACCCTACTCCTCTTGGTCAGTGCCAATCAGATTTTAAAGGTGCTGGGGGAAACAGGAGCCAAGATCCTCATGCGAATTATGGGCCTTATTGTGATGGTCATTGCCGTAGAGTTCTTCCTGAGCGGACTGCGTCCAATCATCAAGGAGACATTGATCTACTTGCAAAGTTGA
- a CDS encoding DNA replication/repair protein RecF produces the protein MYLKELSLVQFKNYPELRLQFDAQINCFVGPNGSGKTNLLDAVYYMSFCKSYFNPVDSQNVRHGDEFFVVEGWYDRKERPEHLYLGVKKGQKKSVRRNKKEYERISEHIGLFPLVIISPSDRDLILEGSDVRRKFMDGVIAQSNKRYLDDLLQYNRVLQQRNSLLKYFAANRKFDAASLEIYDEQLDPLAERIHADRQAFLDRFIPIFQKYYQDISGGAEEVGIEYRTKLGEQNLQLVLFECRDVDRQRQHTTQGTHKDDLEFTLHGYPIKKTGSQGQQKTFLIALKLAQFSFLKELTGITPILLLDDIFDKLDDQRVSALIRMVEEHRFGQIFLSDTHFDRTEEIVKQFNESYQMFSVEGGQVK, from the coding sequence ATGTATTTAAAGGAACTCTCACTCGTTCAGTTCAAGAACTACCCGGAACTTCGGCTTCAATTTGACGCTCAAATCAATTGCTTTGTCGGACCCAACGGATCCGGTAAAACCAATTTACTGGATGCGGTTTATTACATGAGTTTCTGCAAGAGTTATTTCAATCCCGTAGACTCACAGAACGTTCGGCACGGTGACGAATTCTTTGTTGTGGAAGGTTGGTATGATCGGAAGGAGCGTCCAGAGCACCTTTACCTCGGTGTTAAAAAGGGGCAGAAGAAATCCGTTCGTCGCAACAAAAAAGAATACGAGCGCATATCCGAGCATATTGGATTGTTTCCGCTTGTCATTATCAGCCCTTCGGACCGAGACTTGATTCTCGAAGGGTCTGATGTGCGAAGGAAGTTCATGGACGGAGTAATAGCGCAAAGCAACAAACGATATCTAGACGATCTCCTTCAATACAATCGTGTACTCCAGCAGCGAAACTCCCTGCTCAAGTACTTTGCTGCGAATAGAAAATTTGATGCCGCCTCATTGGAGATCTATGACGAACAGCTCGATCCTTTGGCAGAGCGAATACATGCTGATCGTCAGGCCTTTTTAGATCGATTCATCCCCATTTTTCAAAAGTACTATCAAGATATCAGTGGTGGGGCGGAAGAGGTTGGAATAGAATATCGGACCAAATTGGGCGAACAGAACCTGCAGCTTGTACTCTTTGAATGCCGAGATGTGGACCGCCAACGACAGCACACTACGCAGGGCACGCACAAAGACGACCTTGAATTTACCTTACACGGTTATCCGATTAAGAAGACTGGGTCTCAAGGACAGCAAAAGACCTTCCTGATTGCGCTAAAACTGGCTCAGTTTAGTTTCCTCAAAGAATTGACGGGTATAACACCCATCTTGCTCTTGGATGACATCTTTGACAAATTGGACGATCAACGAGTTAGTGCACTCATCAGAATGGTTGAAGAACATCGTTTCGGTCAGATATTCCTCTCGGACACTCATTTTGATCGGACGGAAGAAATCGTCAAGCAGTTCAATGAATCCTACCAAATGTTTTCCGTTGAAGGAGGGCAAGTAAAATGA
- a CDS encoding peptidylprolyl isomerase: MKNILKSVVLAMGFMTMISCQAQNQSTMVNGEEVNLEEGMYAKVTTNKGDILLALEFEKTPMTVANFVGLAEGAIENTHKGAGEPYYDGIKFHRVIADFMIQGGDPQGTGSGGPGYKFPDEFDPSLRHDTSGILSMANAGPGTNGSQFFITHKETPWLDDKHSVFGHVVEGQDVVDAIAQNDVMETVEILRIGSAAEAFDAPGTFAAKQEEIVAEAAAAAEKAQADFEAWLNDEYPNRETTESGLMYVITEQGDGPAPAQGDSINVQYVGKFIDGKVFDTSWEQVAKDNNIYNPQRPYAPLPLTCGVGQVIPGWDEGLQLLNQGGSATLIIPPHLAYGERGYPGFIPPNSTLVFDVTLVNVVKK; this comes from the coding sequence ATGAAAAACATATTGAAATCAGTCGTTTTGGCAATGGGATTCATGACCATGATTTCCTGCCAAGCACAAAATCAGAGTACAATGGTAAATGGTGAAGAAGTGAACTTGGAAGAGGGCATGTACGCCAAAGTAACGACCAACAAAGGAGATATTTTGTTGGCTTTGGAGTTTGAAAAGACTCCTATGACTGTAGCAAACTTCGTAGGGCTTGCTGAAGGAGCTATTGAAAACACACACAAGGGCGCTGGAGAGCCTTACTACGATGGAATCAAATTCCACCGTGTAATTGCTGACTTCATGATTCAAGGGGGAGATCCTCAAGGAACTGGATCAGGTGGCCCTGGGTACAAATTCCCAGATGAGTTTGATCCGAGTTTGCGCCACGATACCTCAGGCATCCTCTCTATGGCCAACGCAGGACCGGGAACAAACGGAAGCCAATTCTTCATCACCCACAAGGAAACTCCTTGGTTGGACGACAAGCACAGTGTATTTGGGCACGTCGTTGAAGGACAAGACGTAGTAGATGCGATTGCTCAGAACGATGTTATGGAAACGGTTGAGATTTTGCGCATCGGAAGTGCAGCAGAGGCGTTTGACGCACCGGGAACATTTGCTGCTAAGCAAGAGGAGATCGTTGCTGAAGCGGCCGCAGCAGCTGAGAAAGCACAAGCGGATTTCGAAGCTTGGTTGAACGATGAGTATCCAAACCGCGAAACAACTGAAAGCGGATTGATGTACGTCATTACCGAGCAAGGTGATGGACCCGCCCCAGCACAGGGAGACAGCATCAACGTACAGTACGTGGGTAAATTTATCGATGGAAAAGTATTTGATACGAGCTGGGAGCAAGTGGCTAAAGACAACAACATCTACAACCCACAACGCCCTTACGCACCACTTCCATTGACCTGTGGTGTTGGACAAGTTATTCCAGGATGGGATGAAGGTCTTCAACTGTTGAACCAAGGAGGTTCAGCTACCTTGATCATTCCTCCACACTTGGCTTATGGAGAGCGTGGTTACCCAGGCTTCATTCCACCAAATTCAACTTTGGTCTTCGACGTGACCTTGGTCAACGTGGTCAAGAAGTAA
- a CDS encoding DUF721 domain-containing protein: MRSQEKSIGEILKLMTREYGMELKLLQAQAIDAWYSEVPPVFKEHISEVFMLERKLIVRLDDDVLRHELHYHRSTLVERINGHLDRPLVQEIILK; this comes from the coding sequence ATGAGAAGTCAGGAAAAGTCCATAGGGGAGATTCTCAAGCTCATGACTCGTGAATACGGAATGGAGCTCAAATTGCTTCAAGCTCAAGCCATCGATGCCTGGTACAGCGAAGTTCCTCCCGTGTTTAAAGAGCATATTTCCGAGGTATTCATGCTCGAACGCAAATTGATTGTACGGCTAGACGATGACGTGCTGCGTCATGAGCTGCACTACCATAGAAGCACACTTGTAGAGCGCATCAACGGGCACCTGGACCGGCCCCTCGTTCAAGAAATCATCCTTAAGTAA
- a CDS encoding sodium:solute symporter codes for METLDWIVLFGTLGTIVGYGTWKTRQQNSLDSYLKGDNQMRWATIGLSIMATQASAITFLSTPGKAYESGMEFVQFYIGLPIAMVILSAFVLPLYYKLKVYTAYEYLESRFDLKTRLFTAFLFLIQRGLAAGITIYAPAIILSTMLGWNLTFTNLFVGILVIIYTVSGGTRAVSLTQKWQMAIIMGGMFIAFGILLNSLPNGMGIREATDVAGFMGRMNVINTEINLNNRYTIWSGIFGGVFLFLSYFGTDQSQVQRYLGGRDLTESRMGLMFNGLLKVPMQFFILFVGIMVFVFYQFEKPPVFFNRAAQAQVIQTNSAPDLAALNMEHDFIWEQKKRAQEELVLALRADDEPRAAAISEVVNNLQGELERVRTEYKDEVKRANPDLETKDYDYVFITWVMTYLPTGLVGLLFAVIFSAAMSSTSSELNALASCTVIDFYKRLAKPEASQRHYLMASKLITVAWGIFAILFAVYANLFENLIEAVNILGSLFYGTVLGVFLCGFFLKFIRATPVFIAAIIAETGVIFTYFYFGNEVGFLWYNFIGCAAVAVLATLINFASRSMSP; via the coding sequence ATGGAGACGCTCGATTGGATCGTACTTTTCGGAACGCTTGGGACTATTGTTGGTTATGGTACTTGGAAGACCCGTCAACAAAACAGCTTAGACAGCTACCTAAAAGGAGATAACCAGATGCGATGGGCCACCATTGGTTTATCCATCATGGCCACACAGGCTTCGGCCATCACCTTCTTAAGCACGCCAGGAAAAGCCTATGAAAGCGGAATGGAGTTCGTCCAGTTCTACATTGGATTACCCATCGCCATGGTCATCCTTTCGGCCTTCGTACTTCCTTTGTACTACAAGCTGAAGGTCTACACCGCCTACGAATACTTGGAAAGCCGCTTTGACCTGAAAACCAGGCTCTTTACGGCCTTTTTATTCTTGATTCAACGTGGCCTAGCCGCCGGAATCACCATCTACGCCCCGGCCATCATCCTGTCAACGATGCTCGGCTGGAACCTCACCTTTACCAACCTCTTTGTCGGAATCCTGGTCATCATCTATACCGTTTCTGGCGGCACACGCGCCGTGAGCCTAACCCAGAAATGGCAAATGGCCATCATCATGGGTGGGATGTTCATCGCCTTCGGAATCCTGCTCAACAGCCTCCCAAACGGCATGGGCATTCGCGAAGCCACGGATGTGGCAGGTTTTATGGGACGTATGAACGTCATCAATACGGAAATTAATCTCAACAACCGCTACACCATCTGGTCGGGTATCTTTGGTGGAGTCTTCTTATTCCTCAGCTACTTCGGTACCGACCAGAGTCAGGTGCAGCGCTACCTGGGAGGGCGGGATCTCACCGAAAGCCGCATGGGCTTGATGTTCAACGGACTGCTCAAAGTCCCGATGCAATTCTTCATTCTCTTCGTAGGGATCATGGTTTTCGTCTTTTATCAATTCGAAAAGCCGCCGGTATTCTTTAATCGCGCCGCTCAGGCGCAAGTCATTCAAACCAATTCCGCACCGGACCTGGCCGCCCTCAACATGGAGCACGATTTCATTTGGGAACAGAAAAAGCGCGCCCAGGAAGAGCTTGTTTTGGCCCTACGGGCCGATGACGAGCCCCGCGCAGCCGCCATATCCGAAGTCGTCAACAATCTTCAAGGCGAACTCGAGCGGGTCCGTACCGAGTATAAGGACGAGGTCAAACGCGCCAATCCGGACCTGGAAACCAAGGACTACGACTATGTCTTCATCACTTGGGTAATGACTTATTTGCCCACGGGACTCGTTGGTTTACTCTTTGCCGTGATCTTCTCGGCTGCCATGAGTTCCACGTCCAGTGAATTGAACGCACTGGCCAGTTGTACCGTGATAGACTTTTACAAAAGACTCGCGAAACCTGAGGCCAGTCAGCGTCACTACTTAATGGCCTCCAAGCTCATTACTGTGGCTTGGGGAATCTTTGCTATTCTCTTTGCCGTATACGCCAACCTCTTCGAGAACCTGATCGAGGCGGTGAATATCCTGGGTTCTTTATTCTATGGGACCGTTCTAGGAGTATTCCTGTGCGGCTTCTTCCTGAAGTTCATCCGTGCGACTCCCGTGTTTATCGCGGCCATCATCGCGGAAACGGGGGTAATCTTTACCTATTTCTATTTCGGAAACGAGGTAGGGTTTCTCTGGTATAACTTTATTGGTTGCGCCGCTGTAGCCGTTCTGGCTACCTTGATCAACTTTGCAAGTAGATCAATGTCTCCTTGA